From a single Brassica rapa cultivar Chiifu-401-42 chromosome A01, CAAS_Brap_v3.01, whole genome shotgun sequence genomic region:
- the LOC103849755 gene encoding uncharacterized protein LOC103849755 isoform X2: MGKRKERRFAANNTSRRVKLDLFAEPSGDLGGSDVRSDGDEKEQTEPNELPKSPSSSGQKTENPLLLLGQYSDEEEEVEDEKEDKADDATAESSLANKNEKVEAHKDTNVKSGADTTMQMVDQQQTGEDPSASYYMVEGGSGYVTASNSTAADGLTKQIDPSVQASATVSLEQYAPTDVTSQWKMILHEESNQYYYWNTLTGETSWEIPAVLSQTATAYGTGYHESGAMVTDAYNLSSGVEPSYLQQPVENVYTGTDCSTSLTAQPGEGNKSEDHYVKSFGTDGHQVECQIDSAVNYQPSQEELAGPRNSDHVQATAAQVAATDLPSRLLSQSEGLLEKLRSLKNNEQISKYILELEVRHSDVKALLNDASPLLSFWLHTEKELKRLEDGVNDEIYELAKSAVMDGIAETNNSSPEEKLVTDDNTASETHDSGREGELAQSGKTLHSDESVDGDGSPTRSQSHPADKSDNVTPLDEIQKVGSSVVEDVDMDVDMEVEESVSLSPAQVIDASDTSNLHADVPPPPGEEWVPPPPSEVEDVPPPPPDSFSEPVPPPPLENDHALPPLSSDSVGVPYTVPQSYIQQSADYAAQYNLSYPESSYQYITNAVAPNTQFYGQVDGSQVSLPQSAYYYETVPGTSEVAPVEAFYNLNGVAPLFPVSAEASLNHGGVGSASYNIPSDSSKAVEPSSKSNDSAEAASLGIATQSTDGSSQLAKGQSKVKRPKKRTVSATTSTLRSNKKVSSLVDKWKAAKEELNDSEEEEEEDDYGVLDRKRRREIEEWKSRQIASGEAKDNANFQPLGGDWREKVKRRKERTGREADEPKKKDEKQQKPDLTKLSAHLPSGWQAYWDESTKKAYYGNTVTSESSWTRPTTNN, encoded by the exons ATGGGGAAGAGGAAAGAGCGTCGCTTCGCCGCTAATAATACGAGTCGTCGTGTCAAGCTTGATCTCTTCGCGGAACCCTCTG GAGATTTGGGTGGCTCAGATGTGCGTAGTGATGGAGATGAGAAGGAACAAACAGAGCCTAATGAGTTACCTAAGTCACCTTCTTCTTCAG GTCAGAAAACAGAGAACCCTTTGCTTTTACTTGGACAATATagtgatgaggaggaggaggtggaagatgagaaagaggATAAGGCAGATGATGCCACTGCCGAAAGTTCTTTAGCCAATAAAAATGAGAAG GTTGAAGCACACAAAGATACAAATGTCAAATCTGGTGCAGATACGACTATGCAGATGGTTGACCAACAACAAACAGGGGAGGATCCTTCTGCTTCTTATTATATGGTGGAAGGGGGAAGTGGTTATGTAACAGCAAGTAACTCAACTGCCGCGGATGGACTTACCAAGCAGATAGATCCCTCCGTGCAAGCATCTGCCACCGTGTCTTTGGAGCAGTATGCTCCCACGGATGTTACTTCGCAGTGGAAGATGATTTTGCATGAGGAGAGCAATCAGTATTACTACTGGAACACACTAACTGGGGAAACTTCGTGGGAAATTCCTGCGGTTTTGAGTCAAACTGCTACGGCATATGGGACTGGATATCATGAGTCTGGGGCTATGGTTACAGACGCGTACAACTTGAGTTCTGGTGTTGAACCAAGCTATTTGCAACAACCCGTGGAAAATGTTTATACAGGAACTGATTGTTCGACCTCTCTGACAGCTCAGCCGGGTGAAGGAAACAAAAGTGAAGATCATTATGTCAAAAGCTTCGGAACTGATGGTCATCAAGTTGAATGTCAGATAGACTCTGCTGTTAATTACCAACCATCTCAGGAGGAGCTTGCAGGGCCAAGAAATTCAGATCATGTGCAGGCTACTGCTGCTCAAGTAGCGGCTACTGACCTCCCGTCTCGCCTGTTGAGCCAAAGCGAAGGCTTACTGGAGAAGCTGAGGTCTCTGAAGAA CAATGAGCAGATATCAAAGTACATACTGGAGCTTGAAGTGAGACATTCTGATGTAAAGGCGCTGTTAAATGATGCCTCGCCTTTACTTTCCTTTTGGCTCCACACTGAGAAAGAACTCAAGCGTCTGGAAGACGGCGTTAACGATGAGATTTACGAGCTTGCAAAATCTGCAGTAATGGATGGAATTGCAGAAACTAACAATAGCTCTCCCGAAGAAAAGTTGGTGACAGATGATAATACAGCAAGTGAAACTCATGACAGTGGGAGAGAAGGAGAGTTAGCTCAATCCGGAAAAACTCTTCATTCAGATGAATCAGTGGATGGTGATGGATCTCCCACCCGCTCCCAAAGCCATCCAGCTGACAAGTCTGATAATGTTACTCCTTTAGATGAGATTCAGAAGGTAGGCTCCTCAGTTGTGGAAGATGTTGACATGGATGTGGATATGGAGGTTGAAGAATCAGTTTCATTGTCTCCTGCTCAAGTGATAGATGCTTCAGATACATCCAACCTTCACGCAGATGTTCCACCGCCTCCGGGGGAAGAGTGGGTTCCACCACCGCCTTCTGAGGTTGAAGATGTTCCACCACCACCGCCTGATAGTTTTAGTGAACCAGTTCCTCCACCTCCTCTTGAAAACGATCATGCCCTTCCACCCTTGTCCAGTGACTCTGTGGGAGTACCCTACACCGTACCGCAATCTTATATACAGCAATCTGCTGATTATGCTGCACAATACAACTTATCCTATCCAGAGTCCAGTTACCAATATATTACCAATGCTGTTGCTCCTAACACTCAGTTCTATGGCCAAGTCGACGGATCTCAAGTCTCTCTGCCCCAGTCGGCATATTACTACGAAACTGTTCCTGGTACAAGTGAAGTTGCTCCTGTTGAAGCTTTTTACAATCTCAATGGCGTAGCTCCGCTCTTTCCAGTCTCTGCGGAGGCATCACTGAATCACGGTGGAGTTGGTTCTGCTAGCTACAACATCCCAAGCGATTCTTCTAAAGCTGTAGAGCCTAGCTCTAAATCCAATGATTCTGCTGAAGCAGCATCTTTGGGCATTGCTACTCAGTCCACAGACGGATCGTCTCAGTTAGCAAAGGGCCAATCTAAAG TGAAACGGCCTAAAAAGCGGACAGTTTCTGCCACTACATCCACATTGAGGTCAAATAAAAAGGTTTCGAGTTTGGTGGACAAG TGGAAAGCTGCGAAAGAGGAGCTAAATGAtagtgaagaagaggaagaagaagatgattacGGGGTCCTGGATAGAAAACGACGACGAGAAATCGAAGAATGGAAGTCACGACAGATTGCGAGTGGAGAGGCTAAAGACAATGCTAACTTCCAACCCCTCGGTGGTGACTG GCGTGAGAAAGTAAAAAGGAGGAAAGAACGAACGGGACGTGAAGCTGATGAGCCTAAGAAAAAAGACGAGAAGCAACAAAAGCCTGATCTGACAAAACTCTCAGCACATCTTCCCTCTGGATGGCAG GCGTATTGGGACGAGTCTACCAAAAAAGCTTACTATGGGAATACAGTTACATCTGAATCCTCTTGGACACGACCCACCACCAACAACTGA
- the LOC103849755 gene encoding uncharacterized protein LOC103849755 isoform X1 gives MGKRKERRFAANNTSRRVKLDLFAEPSGDLGGSDVRSDGDEKEQTEPNELPKSPSSSGQKTENPLLLLGQYSDEEEEVEDEKEDKADDATAESSLANKNEKVEAHKDTNVKSGADTTMQMVDQQQTGEDPSASYYMVEGGSGYVTASNSTAADGLTKQIDPSVQASATVSLEQYAPTDVTSQWKMILHEESNQYYYWNTLTGETSWEIPAVLSQTATAYGTGYHESGAMVTDAYNLSSGVEPSYLQQPVENVYTGTDCSTSLTAQPGEGNKSEDHYVKSFGTDGHQVECQIDSAVNYQPSQEELAGPRNSDHVQATAAQVAATDLPSRLLSQSEGLLEKLRSLKKSHGNFHSNEQISKYILELEVRHSDVKALLNDASPLLSFWLHTEKELKRLEDGVNDEIYELAKSAVMDGIAETNNSSPEEKLVTDDNTASETHDSGREGELAQSGKTLHSDESVDGDGSPTRSQSHPADKSDNVTPLDEIQKVGSSVVEDVDMDVDMEVEESVSLSPAQVIDASDTSNLHADVPPPPGEEWVPPPPSEVEDVPPPPPDSFSEPVPPPPLENDHALPPLSSDSVGVPYTVPQSYIQQSADYAAQYNLSYPESSYQYITNAVAPNTQFYGQVDGSQVSLPQSAYYYETVPGTSEVAPVEAFYNLNGVAPLFPVSAEASLNHGGVGSASYNIPSDSSKAVEPSSKSNDSAEAASLGIATQSTDGSSQLAKGQSKVKRPKKRTVSATTSTLRSNKKVSSLVDKWKAAKEELNDSEEEEEEDDYGVLDRKRRREIEEWKSRQIASGEAKDNANFQPLGGDWREKVKRRKERTGREADEPKKKDEKQQKPDLTKLSAHLPSGWQAYWDESTKKAYYGNTVTSESSWTRPTTNN, from the exons ATGGGGAAGAGGAAAGAGCGTCGCTTCGCCGCTAATAATACGAGTCGTCGTGTCAAGCTTGATCTCTTCGCGGAACCCTCTG GAGATTTGGGTGGCTCAGATGTGCGTAGTGATGGAGATGAGAAGGAACAAACAGAGCCTAATGAGTTACCTAAGTCACCTTCTTCTTCAG GTCAGAAAACAGAGAACCCTTTGCTTTTACTTGGACAATATagtgatgaggaggaggaggtggaagatgagaaagaggATAAGGCAGATGATGCCACTGCCGAAAGTTCTTTAGCCAATAAAAATGAGAAG GTTGAAGCACACAAAGATACAAATGTCAAATCTGGTGCAGATACGACTATGCAGATGGTTGACCAACAACAAACAGGGGAGGATCCTTCTGCTTCTTATTATATGGTGGAAGGGGGAAGTGGTTATGTAACAGCAAGTAACTCAACTGCCGCGGATGGACTTACCAAGCAGATAGATCCCTCCGTGCAAGCATCTGCCACCGTGTCTTTGGAGCAGTATGCTCCCACGGATGTTACTTCGCAGTGGAAGATGATTTTGCATGAGGAGAGCAATCAGTATTACTACTGGAACACACTAACTGGGGAAACTTCGTGGGAAATTCCTGCGGTTTTGAGTCAAACTGCTACGGCATATGGGACTGGATATCATGAGTCTGGGGCTATGGTTACAGACGCGTACAACTTGAGTTCTGGTGTTGAACCAAGCTATTTGCAACAACCCGTGGAAAATGTTTATACAGGAACTGATTGTTCGACCTCTCTGACAGCTCAGCCGGGTGAAGGAAACAAAAGTGAAGATCATTATGTCAAAAGCTTCGGAACTGATGGTCATCAAGTTGAATGTCAGATAGACTCTGCTGTTAATTACCAACCATCTCAGGAGGAGCTTGCAGGGCCAAGAAATTCAGATCATGTGCAGGCTACTGCTGCTCAAGTAGCGGCTACTGACCTCCCGTCTCGCCTGTTGAGCCAAAGCGAAGGCTTACTGGAGAAGCTGAGGTCTCTGAAGAA gTCTCATGGGAACTTTCACAGCAATGAGCAGATATCAAAGTACATACTGGAGCTTGAAGTGAGACATTCTGATGTAAAGGCGCTGTTAAATGATGCCTCGCCTTTACTTTCCTTTTGGCTCCACACTGAGAAAGAACTCAAGCGTCTGGAAGACGGCGTTAACGATGAGATTTACGAGCTTGCAAAATCTGCAGTAATGGATGGAATTGCAGAAACTAACAATAGCTCTCCCGAAGAAAAGTTGGTGACAGATGATAATACAGCAAGTGAAACTCATGACAGTGGGAGAGAAGGAGAGTTAGCTCAATCCGGAAAAACTCTTCATTCAGATGAATCAGTGGATGGTGATGGATCTCCCACCCGCTCCCAAAGCCATCCAGCTGACAAGTCTGATAATGTTACTCCTTTAGATGAGATTCAGAAGGTAGGCTCCTCAGTTGTGGAAGATGTTGACATGGATGTGGATATGGAGGTTGAAGAATCAGTTTCATTGTCTCCTGCTCAAGTGATAGATGCTTCAGATACATCCAACCTTCACGCAGATGTTCCACCGCCTCCGGGGGAAGAGTGGGTTCCACCACCGCCTTCTGAGGTTGAAGATGTTCCACCACCACCGCCTGATAGTTTTAGTGAACCAGTTCCTCCACCTCCTCTTGAAAACGATCATGCCCTTCCACCCTTGTCCAGTGACTCTGTGGGAGTACCCTACACCGTACCGCAATCTTATATACAGCAATCTGCTGATTATGCTGCACAATACAACTTATCCTATCCAGAGTCCAGTTACCAATATATTACCAATGCTGTTGCTCCTAACACTCAGTTCTATGGCCAAGTCGACGGATCTCAAGTCTCTCTGCCCCAGTCGGCATATTACTACGAAACTGTTCCTGGTACAAGTGAAGTTGCTCCTGTTGAAGCTTTTTACAATCTCAATGGCGTAGCTCCGCTCTTTCCAGTCTCTGCGGAGGCATCACTGAATCACGGTGGAGTTGGTTCTGCTAGCTACAACATCCCAAGCGATTCTTCTAAAGCTGTAGAGCCTAGCTCTAAATCCAATGATTCTGCTGAAGCAGCATCTTTGGGCATTGCTACTCAGTCCACAGACGGATCGTCTCAGTTAGCAAAGGGCCAATCTAAAG TGAAACGGCCTAAAAAGCGGACAGTTTCTGCCACTACATCCACATTGAGGTCAAATAAAAAGGTTTCGAGTTTGGTGGACAAG TGGAAAGCTGCGAAAGAGGAGCTAAATGAtagtgaagaagaggaagaagaagatgattacGGGGTCCTGGATAGAAAACGACGACGAGAAATCGAAGAATGGAAGTCACGACAGATTGCGAGTGGAGAGGCTAAAGACAATGCTAACTTCCAACCCCTCGGTGGTGACTG GCGTGAGAAAGTAAAAAGGAGGAAAGAACGAACGGGACGTGAAGCTGATGAGCCTAAGAAAAAAGACGAGAAGCAACAAAAGCCTGATCTGACAAAACTCTCAGCACATCTTCCCTCTGGATGGCAG GCGTATTGGGACGAGTCTACCAAAAAAGCTTACTATGGGAATACAGTTACATCTGAATCCTCTTGGACACGACCCACCACCAACAACTGA
- the LOC103849755 gene encoding formin-binding protein 4 isoform X4 has translation MRKLTALSFIVTGQKTENPLLLLGQYSDEEEEVEDEKEDKADDATAESSLANKNEKVEAHKDTNVKSGADTTMQMVDQQQTGEDPSASYYMVEGGSGYVTASNSTAADGLTKQIDPSVQASATVSLEQYAPTDVTSQWKMILHEESNQYYYWNTLTGETSWEIPAVLSQTATAYGTGYHESGAMVTDAYNLSSGVEPSYLQQPVENVYTGTDCSTSLTAQPGEGNKSEDHYVKSFGTDGHQVECQIDSAVNYQPSQEELAGPRNSDHVQATAAQVAATDLPSRLLSQSEGLLEKLRSLKKSHGNFHSNEQISKYILELEVRHSDVKALLNDASPLLSFWLHTEKELKRLEDGVNDEIYELAKSAVMDGIAETNNSSPEEKLVTDDNTASETHDSGREGELAQSGKTLHSDESVDGDGSPTRSQSHPADKSDNVTPLDEIQKVGSSVVEDVDMDVDMEVEESVSLSPAQVIDASDTSNLHADVPPPPGEEWVPPPPSEVEDVPPPPPDSFSEPVPPPPLENDHALPPLSSDSVGVPYTVPQSYIQQSADYAAQYNLSYPESSYQYITNAVAPNTQFYGQVDGSQVSLPQSAYYYETVPGTSEVAPVEAFYNLNGVAPLFPVSAEASLNHGGVGSASYNIPSDSSKAVEPSSKSNDSAEAASLGIATQSTDGSSQLAKGQSKVKRPKKRTVSATTSTLRSNKKVSSLVDKWKAAKEELNDSEEEEEEDDYGVLDRKRRREIEEWKSRQIASGEAKDNANFQPLGGDWREKVKRRKERTGREADEPKKKDEKQQKPDLTKLSAHLPSGWQAYWDESTKKAYYGNTVTSESSWTRPTTNN, from the exons ATGCGTAAACTGACGGCTTTGTCATTTATTGTGACAG GTCAGAAAACAGAGAACCCTTTGCTTTTACTTGGACAATATagtgatgaggaggaggaggtggaagatgagaaagaggATAAGGCAGATGATGCCACTGCCGAAAGTTCTTTAGCCAATAAAAATGAGAAG GTTGAAGCACACAAAGATACAAATGTCAAATCTGGTGCAGATACGACTATGCAGATGGTTGACCAACAACAAACAGGGGAGGATCCTTCTGCTTCTTATTATATGGTGGAAGGGGGAAGTGGTTATGTAACAGCAAGTAACTCAACTGCCGCGGATGGACTTACCAAGCAGATAGATCCCTCCGTGCAAGCATCTGCCACCGTGTCTTTGGAGCAGTATGCTCCCACGGATGTTACTTCGCAGTGGAAGATGATTTTGCATGAGGAGAGCAATCAGTATTACTACTGGAACACACTAACTGGGGAAACTTCGTGGGAAATTCCTGCGGTTTTGAGTCAAACTGCTACGGCATATGGGACTGGATATCATGAGTCTGGGGCTATGGTTACAGACGCGTACAACTTGAGTTCTGGTGTTGAACCAAGCTATTTGCAACAACCCGTGGAAAATGTTTATACAGGAACTGATTGTTCGACCTCTCTGACAGCTCAGCCGGGTGAAGGAAACAAAAGTGAAGATCATTATGTCAAAAGCTTCGGAACTGATGGTCATCAAGTTGAATGTCAGATAGACTCTGCTGTTAATTACCAACCATCTCAGGAGGAGCTTGCAGGGCCAAGAAATTCAGATCATGTGCAGGCTACTGCTGCTCAAGTAGCGGCTACTGACCTCCCGTCTCGCCTGTTGAGCCAAAGCGAAGGCTTACTGGAGAAGCTGAGGTCTCTGAAGAA gTCTCATGGGAACTTTCACAGCAATGAGCAGATATCAAAGTACATACTGGAGCTTGAAGTGAGACATTCTGATGTAAAGGCGCTGTTAAATGATGCCTCGCCTTTACTTTCCTTTTGGCTCCACACTGAGAAAGAACTCAAGCGTCTGGAAGACGGCGTTAACGATGAGATTTACGAGCTTGCAAAATCTGCAGTAATGGATGGAATTGCAGAAACTAACAATAGCTCTCCCGAAGAAAAGTTGGTGACAGATGATAATACAGCAAGTGAAACTCATGACAGTGGGAGAGAAGGAGAGTTAGCTCAATCCGGAAAAACTCTTCATTCAGATGAATCAGTGGATGGTGATGGATCTCCCACCCGCTCCCAAAGCCATCCAGCTGACAAGTCTGATAATGTTACTCCTTTAGATGAGATTCAGAAGGTAGGCTCCTCAGTTGTGGAAGATGTTGACATGGATGTGGATATGGAGGTTGAAGAATCAGTTTCATTGTCTCCTGCTCAAGTGATAGATGCTTCAGATACATCCAACCTTCACGCAGATGTTCCACCGCCTCCGGGGGAAGAGTGGGTTCCACCACCGCCTTCTGAGGTTGAAGATGTTCCACCACCACCGCCTGATAGTTTTAGTGAACCAGTTCCTCCACCTCCTCTTGAAAACGATCATGCCCTTCCACCCTTGTCCAGTGACTCTGTGGGAGTACCCTACACCGTACCGCAATCTTATATACAGCAATCTGCTGATTATGCTGCACAATACAACTTATCCTATCCAGAGTCCAGTTACCAATATATTACCAATGCTGTTGCTCCTAACACTCAGTTCTATGGCCAAGTCGACGGATCTCAAGTCTCTCTGCCCCAGTCGGCATATTACTACGAAACTGTTCCTGGTACAAGTGAAGTTGCTCCTGTTGAAGCTTTTTACAATCTCAATGGCGTAGCTCCGCTCTTTCCAGTCTCTGCGGAGGCATCACTGAATCACGGTGGAGTTGGTTCTGCTAGCTACAACATCCCAAGCGATTCTTCTAAAGCTGTAGAGCCTAGCTCTAAATCCAATGATTCTGCTGAAGCAGCATCTTTGGGCATTGCTACTCAGTCCACAGACGGATCGTCTCAGTTAGCAAAGGGCCAATCTAAAG TGAAACGGCCTAAAAAGCGGACAGTTTCTGCCACTACATCCACATTGAGGTCAAATAAAAAGGTTTCGAGTTTGGTGGACAAG TGGAAAGCTGCGAAAGAGGAGCTAAATGAtagtgaagaagaggaagaagaagatgattacGGGGTCCTGGATAGAAAACGACGACGAGAAATCGAAGAATGGAAGTCACGACAGATTGCGAGTGGAGAGGCTAAAGACAATGCTAACTTCCAACCCCTCGGTGGTGACTG GCGTGAGAAAGTAAAAAGGAGGAAAGAACGAACGGGACGTGAAGCTGATGAGCCTAAGAAAAAAGACGAGAAGCAACAAAAGCCTGATCTGACAAAACTCTCAGCACATCTTCCCTCTGGATGGCAG GCGTATTGGGACGAGTCTACCAAAAAAGCTTACTATGGGAATACAGTTACATCTGAATCCTCTTGGACACGACCCACCACCAACAACTGA
- the LOC103849755 gene encoding uncharacterized protein LOC103849755 isoform X3, producing the protein MYLVGLPKFDALVFLFSGQKTENPLLLLGQYSDEEEEVEDEKEDKADDATAESSLANKNEKVEAHKDTNVKSGADTTMQMVDQQQTGEDPSASYYMVEGGSGYVTASNSTAADGLTKQIDPSVQASATVSLEQYAPTDVTSQWKMILHEESNQYYYWNTLTGETSWEIPAVLSQTATAYGTGYHESGAMVTDAYNLSSGVEPSYLQQPVENVYTGTDCSTSLTAQPGEGNKSEDHYVKSFGTDGHQVECQIDSAVNYQPSQEELAGPRNSDHVQATAAQVAATDLPSRLLSQSEGLLEKLRSLKKSHGNFHSNEQISKYILELEVRHSDVKALLNDASPLLSFWLHTEKELKRLEDGVNDEIYELAKSAVMDGIAETNNSSPEEKLVTDDNTASETHDSGREGELAQSGKTLHSDESVDGDGSPTRSQSHPADKSDNVTPLDEIQKVGSSVVEDVDMDVDMEVEESVSLSPAQVIDASDTSNLHADVPPPPGEEWVPPPPSEVEDVPPPPPDSFSEPVPPPPLENDHALPPLSSDSVGVPYTVPQSYIQQSADYAAQYNLSYPESSYQYITNAVAPNTQFYGQVDGSQVSLPQSAYYYETVPGTSEVAPVEAFYNLNGVAPLFPVSAEASLNHGGVGSASYNIPSDSSKAVEPSSKSNDSAEAASLGIATQSTDGSSQLAKGQSKVKRPKKRTVSATTSTLRSNKKVSSLVDKWKAAKEELNDSEEEEEEDDYGVLDRKRRREIEEWKSRQIASGEAKDNANFQPLGGDWREKVKRRKERTGREADEPKKKDEKQQKPDLTKLSAHLPSGWQAYWDESTKKAYYGNTVTSESSWTRPTTNN; encoded by the exons ATGTATTTAGTGGGGCTTCCGAAGTTTGACGCTTTAGTCTTTTTGTTTTCAGGTCAGAAAACAGAGAACCCTTTGCTTTTACTTGGACAATATagtgatgaggaggaggaggtggaagatgagaaagaggATAAGGCAGATGATGCCACTGCCGAAAGTTCTTTAGCCAATAAAAATGAGAAG GTTGAAGCACACAAAGATACAAATGTCAAATCTGGTGCAGATACGACTATGCAGATGGTTGACCAACAACAAACAGGGGAGGATCCTTCTGCTTCTTATTATATGGTGGAAGGGGGAAGTGGTTATGTAACAGCAAGTAACTCAACTGCCGCGGATGGACTTACCAAGCAGATAGATCCCTCCGTGCAAGCATCTGCCACCGTGTCTTTGGAGCAGTATGCTCCCACGGATGTTACTTCGCAGTGGAAGATGATTTTGCATGAGGAGAGCAATCAGTATTACTACTGGAACACACTAACTGGGGAAACTTCGTGGGAAATTCCTGCGGTTTTGAGTCAAACTGCTACGGCATATGGGACTGGATATCATGAGTCTGGGGCTATGGTTACAGACGCGTACAACTTGAGTTCTGGTGTTGAACCAAGCTATTTGCAACAACCCGTGGAAAATGTTTATACAGGAACTGATTGTTCGACCTCTCTGACAGCTCAGCCGGGTGAAGGAAACAAAAGTGAAGATCATTATGTCAAAAGCTTCGGAACTGATGGTCATCAAGTTGAATGTCAGATAGACTCTGCTGTTAATTACCAACCATCTCAGGAGGAGCTTGCAGGGCCAAGAAATTCAGATCATGTGCAGGCTACTGCTGCTCAAGTAGCGGCTACTGACCTCCCGTCTCGCCTGTTGAGCCAAAGCGAAGGCTTACTGGAGAAGCTGAGGTCTCTGAAGAA gTCTCATGGGAACTTTCACAGCAATGAGCAGATATCAAAGTACATACTGGAGCTTGAAGTGAGACATTCTGATGTAAAGGCGCTGTTAAATGATGCCTCGCCTTTACTTTCCTTTTGGCTCCACACTGAGAAAGAACTCAAGCGTCTGGAAGACGGCGTTAACGATGAGATTTACGAGCTTGCAAAATCTGCAGTAATGGATGGAATTGCAGAAACTAACAATAGCTCTCCCGAAGAAAAGTTGGTGACAGATGATAATACAGCAAGTGAAACTCATGACAGTGGGAGAGAAGGAGAGTTAGCTCAATCCGGAAAAACTCTTCATTCAGATGAATCAGTGGATGGTGATGGATCTCCCACCCGCTCCCAAAGCCATCCAGCTGACAAGTCTGATAATGTTACTCCTTTAGATGAGATTCAGAAGGTAGGCTCCTCAGTTGTGGAAGATGTTGACATGGATGTGGATATGGAGGTTGAAGAATCAGTTTCATTGTCTCCTGCTCAAGTGATAGATGCTTCAGATACATCCAACCTTCACGCAGATGTTCCACCGCCTCCGGGGGAAGAGTGGGTTCCACCACCGCCTTCTGAGGTTGAAGATGTTCCACCACCACCGCCTGATAGTTTTAGTGAACCAGTTCCTCCACCTCCTCTTGAAAACGATCATGCCCTTCCACCCTTGTCCAGTGACTCTGTGGGAGTACCCTACACCGTACCGCAATCTTATATACAGCAATCTGCTGATTATGCTGCACAATACAACTTATCCTATCCAGAGTCCAGTTACCAATATATTACCAATGCTGTTGCTCCTAACACTCAGTTCTATGGCCAAGTCGACGGATCTCAAGTCTCTCTGCCCCAGTCGGCATATTACTACGAAACTGTTCCTGGTACAAGTGAAGTTGCTCCTGTTGAAGCTTTTTACAATCTCAATGGCGTAGCTCCGCTCTTTCCAGTCTCTGCGGAGGCATCACTGAATCACGGTGGAGTTGGTTCTGCTAGCTACAACATCCCAAGCGATTCTTCTAAAGCTGTAGAGCCTAGCTCTAAATCCAATGATTCTGCTGAAGCAGCATCTTTGGGCATTGCTACTCAGTCCACAGACGGATCGTCTCAGTTAGCAAAGGGCCAATCTAAAG TGAAACGGCCTAAAAAGCGGACAGTTTCTGCCACTACATCCACATTGAGGTCAAATAAAAAGGTTTCGAGTTTGGTGGACAAG TGGAAAGCTGCGAAAGAGGAGCTAAATGAtagtgaagaagaggaagaagaagatgattacGGGGTCCTGGATAGAAAACGACGACGAGAAATCGAAGAATGGAAGTCACGACAGATTGCGAGTGGAGAGGCTAAAGACAATGCTAACTTCCAACCCCTCGGTGGTGACTG GCGTGAGAAAGTAAAAAGGAGGAAAGAACGAACGGGACGTGAAGCTGATGAGCCTAAGAAAAAAGACGAGAAGCAACAAAAGCCTGATCTGACAAAACTCTCAGCACATCTTCCCTCTGGATGGCAG GCGTATTGGGACGAGTCTACCAAAAAAGCTTACTATGGGAATACAGTTACATCTGAATCCTCTTGGACACGACCCACCACCAACAACTGA